One window of the Shewanella khirikhana genome contains the following:
- a CDS encoding TatD family hydrolase: MPKYLDIAVNLIGSALESNLDEVISGADAAGVSPLIVIGSSLDESEAAIAVCNAHPGKLYTTAGVHPHHASEWHEGSAAIQATLCQAPSVVAVGECGLDYNRDFSPRPKQREAFAAQLALAAKLGKPVLMHERDAHEDFIAIVREHRAHLTGALLHCFTGTRAQMESYIELGLHLGITGWVCDERRGQELAELVKYIPGERLLIETDSPYLLPRSMRPKPKSGKNLPCYLPYIAAEIARLRGEDEQAFIERTYQNSLRFFQLESAHD, translated from the coding sequence ATGCCCAAGTATCTGGACATTGCCGTCAACCTGATTGGCAGTGCACTCGAGTCCAACCTGGATGAGGTTATTTCAGGGGCAGATGCCGCAGGCGTCTCGCCTCTGATTGTCATTGGCAGCAGCCTCGATGAGAGCGAGGCCGCCATTGCGGTTTGCAACGCACATCCAGGGAAACTCTACACCACCGCCGGGGTGCACCCACACCATGCCTCTGAATGGCATGAAGGCAGCGCCGCTATTCAGGCGACCCTTTGCCAGGCTCCCTCGGTGGTTGCCGTGGGCGAGTGTGGCCTCGATTACAATCGTGACTTTTCACCGCGCCCGAAACAGCGCGAAGCCTTTGCTGCCCAGCTGGCTTTAGCGGCAAAGCTTGGCAAGCCGGTGTTGATGCACGAGCGTGACGCCCACGAAGACTTTATTGCCATCGTCCGCGAGCACAGAGCGCATTTGACTGGCGCACTGCTGCACTGTTTTACCGGCACCCGGGCACAGATGGAAAGCTACATTGAGCTTGGCCTGCACCTAGGCATTACCGGCTGGGTGTGCGATGAGCGCCGAGGACAGGAGCTTGCCGAGCTGGTGAAGTACATTCCCGGCGAGCGGCTGCTGATTGAAACCGACAGCCCCTATCTGCTGCCACGTTCTATGCGACCCAAGCCCAAATCGGGCAAGAATCTGCCCTGCTATTTGCCCTATATAGCGGCCGAAATCGCCCGCCTGCGGGGGGAAGATGAACAGGCCTTTATCGAGCGCACCTATCAAAACAGCCTCAGATTTTTCCAGCTGGAGTCGGCCCATGATTAG
- the tatB gene encoding Sec-independent protein translocase protein TatB, whose protein sequence is MFDGIGFMELLLIAIIGLVVLGPERLPVAVRTVSGWIRAMKRMANSVKDELEQELKIEQLHADLKKAESKGLSNLSPELQESIDQLKQAAQEVNRPYQVTEPEPAKPAVSEAEPAKAAETESPKANG, encoded by the coding sequence ATGTTTGACGGTATCGGCTTTATGGAGCTTCTGCTCATCGCCATCATAGGTTTGGTGGTGCTTGGGCCGGAGAGATTACCTGTGGCGGTGCGTACCGTGTCCGGTTGGATCCGTGCCATGAAGCGGATGGCCAACTCGGTCAAGGACGAGCTGGAGCAGGAACTGAAGATCGAGCAACTGCATGCCGATCTGAAAAAGGCCGAAAGCAAGGGGCTTTCCAACCTCTCGCCTGAGCTGCAAGAGTCCATCGACCAGCTCAAACAGGCGGCACAAGAGGTCAACCGCCCCTATCAGGTTACCGAGCCAGAGCCTGCCAAGCCAGCAGTAAGCGAAGCTGAGCCGGCAAAAGCCGCGGAAACCGAGTCGCCTAAAGCCAACGGATAA
- the tatC gene encoding twin-arginine translocase subunit TatC: MSSHQQPLISHLLELRTILLKCIAGVMLVFIGLVYWANDIYHYMAIPLMQALPETSSMIATDVAAPFFAPFKLTLVLSFFIAVPYVLFQVWSFVAPGLYKHEKRLVVPLLISSTLLFYLGIAFAYFVVFPVVFGFFTSVAPEGVTVATDISSYLNFILKLFFAFGLSFEIPIAVVLLCWAGVTSVEDLKQKRPYIVVSAFIIGMLLTPPDVISQTMLAIPMLLLFEGGLLAARFYSKKGEDEQEEQSQTE; the protein is encoded by the coding sequence ATGTCGTCACATCAACAACCTCTGATCAGCCATCTGCTTGAGCTGCGCACCATACTGCTCAAGTGTATTGCCGGTGTCATGCTGGTGTTTATCGGTTTGGTTTACTGGGCCAACGATATTTACCACTACATGGCCATCCCCTTGATGCAGGCGCTGCCCGAAACCTCAAGCATGATTGCCACCGACGTGGCCGCGCCCTTCTTCGCGCCCTTCAAGCTGACGCTGGTACTGTCGTTCTTTATCGCAGTGCCCTATGTGCTGTTTCAGGTATGGTCGTTTGTGGCGCCGGGGCTGTATAAGCATGAAAAGCGTCTGGTGGTACCGCTGCTGATCAGCAGTACCCTGCTGTTTTACCTCGGTATTGCCTTTGCGTACTTTGTGGTGTTTCCGGTGGTGTTTGGCTTCTTTACCAGCGTTGCGCCGGAAGGGGTGACAGTTGCCACGGATATCAGCAGTTACCTGAACTTTATTCTCAAGCTGTTCTTTGCTTTTGGCTTGTCATTTGAAATCCCCATTGCCGTAGTGCTGCTTTGCTGGGCGGGGGTAACCAGTGTTGAAGACCTCAAGCAAAAGCGGCCGTATATCGTAGTCTCGGCCTTTATTATCGGCATGTTGCTGACGCCACCGGATGTGATTTCACAAACCATGCTGGCCATTCCCATGCTGCTGCTGTTTGAAGGCGGATTGCTTGCGGCGCGCTTTTACAGTAAAAAGGGCGAAGACGAACAAGAAGAGCAATCGCAAACCGAATAA